One genomic segment of Fundulus heteroclitus isolate FHET01 chromosome 10, MU-UCD_Fhet_4.1, whole genome shotgun sequence includes these proteins:
- the arhgap27 gene encoding rho GTPase-activating protein 27 isoform X4 produces MSGETSWDPPEQQSPYPSPMEPMSVHRFQDDGPPPLPAEDYPSEDYPGADQAVFYSDVNNSGPPALPKDYALGPVGRTVIPRANLDRSTPPGWNLTVEPNGTWVFTSENSPDQWIKSVDDQGQTYYYLRDGSKSEWTLPEAPAALSHSGVHNGDENENVPVIKNWRDSRVPAQFCTTQEDGRFVQTHLRNTSDHSSDSSSTGNSPEHNVQNLEKAGILNKTKVCENGKKVRKNWVSTWTVLQRGVLTFHKDPKPSPGAVNKTNQIVPEFTVDLKGATIGWATKDKSSKKNVLELKGKNGVEFLMQYDTESIITDWHKILVDTIRQLDYQEHHSEEDDGDIYEKIVEREDKPGVVVDKRKAQRPSVTQSPSSAGETDQKKVRTKLMKFLMKRPTLQSVKEKGYIRENVFGCHLATLCNLERTTVPSFVEKCINAVERRGLDIDGLYRVSGNLAVIQKLRFKADHEELDLEDGQWEDVHVITGALKLFFRELPEPLFPFSHFNNFISAIRISDYNSKLSHMYDLVRSLPPPNHDTMKLLFGHLHRVIQCGEDNRMTVQNVAIVFGPTLLRPETETANITMHMVFQNQIVELILNEYTYIFG; encoded by the exons CCTCCCTTACCTGCAGAGGACTACCCATCGGAGGATTACCCCGGTGCAGACCAAGCCGTGTTCTACTCGGATGTCAACAACTCGGGACCCCCCGCCCTTCCGAAGGATTATGCCCTCGGTCCTGTGGGTCGCACCGTCATTCCCCGGGCCAACCTTGACCGCAGTACCCCGCCTGGTTGGAACCTTACTGTGGAACCCAATGGGACGTGGGTTTTCACCAGTGAAAACTCTCCAGATCAG TGGATCAAGTCGGTGGATGATCAGGGGCAGACCTATTACTACCTGAGAGATGGCTCCAAGTCCGAGTGGACTCTACCTGAG GCCCCTGCGGCTCTGTCCCACTCCGGTGTGCACAACGGTGATGAGAATGAAAATGTGCCCGTCATCAAAAACTGGCGAGACTCGAGGGTACCCGCTCAGTTCTGCACCACCCAGGAAGATGGG AGGTTCGTCCAGACTCACCTGAGGAACACATCCGACCACAGCAGCGACAGCTCCAGCACAGGAAACTCTCCAGAGCATAAC GTACAGAATTTGGAGAAAGCTGGAATtcttaacaaaacaaaagtgtgtGAGAATGGGAAGAAAGTAAG gaaaAACTGGGTTTCAACGTGGACGGTTCTCCAAAGAGGAGTCCTGACGTTCCACAAAGATCCCAAACCCTCGCCGGGCGCTGTG AACAAGACCAATCAGATCGTTCCAGAGTTCACGGTGGATCTGAAGGGCGCTACGATTGGCTGGGCCACAAAGGACAAGTCCAGcaaaaagaatgttttagaG CTCAAAGGGAAGAACGGCGTGGAGTTCCTAATGCAGTACGACACAGAAAGCATCATCACTGACTGGCACAAAATTTTAGTGGACACCATTCGACAGCTT GACTATCAGGAACACCACTCTGAGGAAGACGATGGAGACATATATGAGAAAATCGTAGAACGAGAAGACAAACCTGGCGTTGTCGTAGACAAGCGAAAAG CACAAAGGCCGAGCGTAACGCAGTCGCCCAGCTCTGCAGGGGAAACTGACCAGAAGAAGGTTCGGACCAAGCTGATGAAGTTCCTCATGAAGCGCCCGACGCTGCAGTCGGTCAAAGAAAAAGGCTACATTCGAG AAAATGTGTTTGGCTGTCATCTGGCTACACTCTGCAATCTGGAGAGGACCACAGTTCCCAGTTTTGTGGAGAAATGTATCAACGCAGTAGAGAGGAGAG GTTTAGATATCGATGGGCTGTACAGAGTCAGTGGGAACCTCGCTGTCATACAGAAGCTTCGCTTCAAGGCAGATCATG AGGAACTGGACCTGGAGGATGGTCAGTGGGAAGACGTCCACGTCATTACCGGAgcactgaaattatttttccGAGAGCTTCCTGAGCCTCTTTTCCCATTCAGCCACTTTAATAACTTCATTTCAGCCATAA gaATTTCTGATTACAACTCAAAACTATCTCACATGTATGATCTGGTCAGATCGCTTCCTCCTCCAAACCACGACACTATGAAGCTGCTCTTTGGGCATTTACACAG GGTGATTCAGTGTGGGGAGGACAATCGCATGACCGTGCAGAACGTCGCCATCGTGTTCGGCCCGACGCTGCTTCGACCGGAAACGGAGACGGCGAACATCACCATGCACATGGTCTTCCAGAACCAGATCGTGGAGCTCATCCTAAATGAATACACATATATCTTCGGCTAA